Part of the Chrysiogenia bacterium genome, CGCCGTGCCCGGCGCGCTGATGAAGACCGTCGATGTTCTGGGTGACCACGCAATCGAGCTTCTCCATCTGTTCGAGCCGCACGAGCGCCTTGTGCCCGGCGTTGGGCTGGGCTTTGAGAATGGGTTCGTAAAATTCCTTGCTGCGTTCCCAGTAGAGCTTGCGATTCTTGTGAAACGCGATGAACTTCTGAAACAGGAAATCGTTGGGGTCGTACTTGTTCCAGATCCCGCTGTCGCTGCGGAAGTCGGGGATCCCCGACTCGGTCGAAATGCCCGCGCCGGTAAAGGCCACGATGCGCCGGGCATCGGCCAGGATCTGCGCTGCCTTGCGAAGTGCGGTGTCAGGTTCCATCTGCGTGCTCCAGTCCCTAGCGCAGCCAGTCAAAGAGGCCGCCGGAGTTCGGCTCTTCGAGGGCTTGGTCGATCAGCCCGCTCAGTTCATCGAAGGAGCGCAAGCCGGCAATGAGCTGATCGCCGACCAAAAAGCTCGGCGTCGCGCGAACGCCCGCGGCAACTGCGCTCTTGAGATTCATGTCCACTTCATTGAGATAGCGCGGCCCGGTGTAGCAGCGCTCGAAGGCCTCCGGGTCGGCGCCCAGCTCGGCGGCGAGCTTGCGCGCCTCCTCATCGATGCTCGCAACCTCGATTTCGCGCGCGTGCTCGTAGAAGTGCGCGCCCGCCTTCCAGAAGAGCGTCGTGTCTTGCTCGCCAATGCACCTGGCCGCGGCGTAGGCCGGGCGCGCCCAGGCGTGGGAAGGGCCGGCGATGCCGTAGTAGCGGAACTCCACGCGCCCTCCGTACTCCGCGGTAAGGCGCTCGACCACCGGGTGCGCCTGCGCGCAGGCCGGGCACTGCAGGTCGGAGATTTCCACCACAACGAGCGGCGCCCCCTGCTTCCCACGCACGGGGGCCTCACGCAGGTTCAGGGACGCGATCGTCACCGTATCGAGGGTGATCGCCGGCATGGACTGCGCGGCAACCAGCCCCGCACAGAGCAGAAAACAAAAAGAGAAAAGAAACACGCGCATTTGTCAGTTCCTCTTGCCGGTTCCAAGGCTCACGCCGCGCTTGTAGGTGGCCGAGCCTGTCGCAATGAGCACGCCGGTCTCGTCCTCGACGTTGACGTCCACCACGCAGATGCTCTTGCCGCGCTTTCGCACGCGGCTGCTGACGACAATTCCCGAATCCGGCGCGGGCGCTTCGAGCTGGCTCACGAACAGGCTCACCGTCGCGCCATAGCCTTCGGCGGGCCCCGCCGGATCGGCGTAGACCGCGCAGGCCGCCGCGGCGTCGATGGCGCTGGCAATGACGCCGGTATGGATCGCGCCGCCGGCATCGAGCAGGTGTTCGCGGGGGGCAACGCTGAGCCGCGCCTCATCGGGCGCGAGCGCGTCGATGCTCCAGCCGATGAGCTCGGCATAGCGCGAGCCGCCAAGGCGCTGGCGCAGCGCGCGGGCCTGCGCG contains:
- a CDS encoding thioredoxin domain-containing protein — its product is MRVFLFSFCFLLCAGLVAAQSMPAITLDTVTIASLNLREAPVRGKQGAPLVVVEISDLQCPACAQAHPVVERLTAEYGGRVEFRYYGIAGPSHAWARPAYAAARCIGEQDTTLFWKAGAHFYEHAREIEVASIDEEARKLAAELGADPEAFERCYTGPRYLNEVDMNLKSAVAAGVRATPSFLVGDQLIAGLRSFDELSGLIDQALEEPNSGGLFDWLR
- a CDS encoding PaaI family thioesterase, which encodes MSGIDYVAQARALRQRLGGSRYAELIGWSIDALAPDEARLSVAPREHLLDAGGAIHTGVIASAIDAAAACAVYADPAGPAEGYGATVSLFVSQLEAPAPDSGIVVSSRVRKRGKSICVVDVNVEDETGVLIATGSATYKRGVSLGTGKRN